The DNA region TATAGACTTAACAGAGTCTCTATTTGTTATCTTTTCATATCCAGAGTAGGAAATGACATTAAAAAATATAATTCTAGATCTATGATGATTCTTATGATCCTTCCTTTGTTGGTCACTTATTTTGCTTCTCTCAAGTTTAGTTCCATTATCATCTATAGGATGCGTATAACCATTTAACACTAAATCCCATAGGCCAGCATCATAcccaagaaagaaactttcaattctatcctTCCAATAGTtaaacttttctccatcaaagattggaggtttaaCAGAGTAGTGATCATTATTTTTTGTATAAAACTTCTCACCAATGGTAAATGTCATTATGTGTTTCAATAAAAAGATGGATCTTTATCCGGCGCAGTTAAGTGTTTTGACACAAAGTTGTCAATACcagaaccggagctctgataccaattgaaggttCAAGAAACACGAGAAGGGGTGAATTGGGTTTCTAGATTAACCATTTTTCACAACCCAAAATAAAAGATTAAAACAATAAAAGCAAAGATAAAGTACTCAAGGACTTTTATCCTAGTTCGTCGTTAACAAGACTACCTTCAATGCACCCACCTGGGTGATTTACCTTAGACAAAGACTTAATTCAATAATCAACACTGATTACAAATGCAGTGACAACTTGTCACTAATTTCTTAACAACCTGTTATTGACATCTCAAGAGTCTGACCTAACCTAGTCGCTTGAGGATTACAATCAAAGTTGTAATTAGAAGTTTTGTGTTTACAAGGTGCTTCTGATAAGCAGATACATAAGTTTATAATCAAGTATTACACTTAACAAGAATAATCAATAAGATTTTGTTCTAAGTGTATAAGTGTAAGAAACACTTCTTATTTTCTATCTTCAATCTTCAAATGCCTCTTTATATAAAAGCAAATAGATCCGTTGGAGGTGAAGATGAAATATCCTCTAAGTATCCGTTGTATGAAGATCACTTCAAACGAAACAATAGAGTGGCGTTGTAGCCAGTAGATATTGAAGATGATGGGACGTTGAAGACTTCTTTGACATGTAGTATAGTATTTTACGGAAAATATAGATTTGCTTTTGTACTTCTGTCACATCAAATCTTTGTTGACTTTTGATACAAATATTTATAATCAGAGACTTCGTATGCAAGTGGATTGAAACTTGAGTAATAATCAGAGTTTATTTTCAGAATCTTTATTGAGATTTCATAGTCTTTGGAGTGTTGGATTCTTAGACTTCACACAAGTTAATAGTCAAAACTTTCATATCAGAGTCTTTGTGGATAACTTCTGTTCAAAACGTTGACTTGATAGAGCAGTTTAAAACACATATAAACTCAAATTAATCTTAAGAGAGAAGCTACCACATTTTACCAAACCTAATGAGAATTCAAACATGCACAGATTTGGTGGTATGCAATATAACATAAGATCTTATAATGTCATATTATTATGATGAAGTATACATGTAAAAGATCCATTATTGTTCACATACACATAATAACTCAAATACAAACACCAATCAAAGCCAAGGAGAATTGTAAATGGGAGTAACAACAGATTTAACTTGTAAATACTTATGCAATGATTCCAACCCAAAATCTCTTCCAAATCCACTCATCTTGTAACCTCCATAAGGAATGTCATTTCCAAATGCAAAGTAACAATTAATCCAAATAATTCCAGCACGAATCGATCTCGACACAGTGTTTGCTATGTCCAAATTCTTTGTCACAATTCCTGCTGCTAAACCATATCTTGTATTGTTTGCACTTTTAATCGCTTCCTCAATAGTCCTATATTGTTTATTCATGTATTTCAGTTCGTTATTCATGACTTTTATGGAAAATTACCATATTATAAAAATATAACTTACTTGAACTTCATTAGTGCCATGACAGGTCCAAATATTTCATCTTGTGCTATAAGCATGTCCTCCTAATCAAATTATtatgaacaaaatatttgaatatTTTGAAGGAATCcatatatattatattaaatttGTTGAATTGAAATTCACCTTAACATTAGAGAAAATTGTAGGTTCAATATAGTAACCTTTGTTTCCAATATTTTTTCCACCTGTCAAAAGGGTTGCACCTTCTTTCTTTCCATGTTCAATATAGGAAAGAATTTTTTCAAATTGCTTCTTGTCAACCTACAATAGGAAAATCTTAGAGACTCATATTTGATTACTAGAGAAATATAATATACTACAAGAAAAAGATGAAATAGCAACGAAAAAATGTAAAATCTGTGCTTAATTCGGTGGTTGAGTATTACAAACGTCAAATGTAGTGATCAATTTTAAGTTTTTCGATTTTTAAATTTTATTGTTATTTCGACTTTTTAAATGTTTGTTGATAAGTTAATCTAAAATGACTTATGATATTGTGTTTCTAAGTTCATACCTGAGGCCCTTGTTGAACTTTAGGATCAAAAGGATCACCAACAATCCAAGCTTTTGCTTTCTCCACCAATTTCTTTTCAAATTCATCGTAGATTCCTTCTTGAACAAACACACGTGAACCGGCAACACATATTTCTCCCTAAAGACATACAATCATAGGAAAAATTAACAGAGTTTGATCAATTGTATGTGACCGTAGTATCTTAACAAAGTCTAGTGTTAAATACTACGGTCCAATTTATAAGATTACTCCTGAACCGTACAGCAGGATTGTCACCTCGATACATCGACTTGACCACTTGTTACTAAACTATGAACCATATCTAGCATATAATAAAGATTACATCTGTGCAAGAACTCATAATGGCACTCAGATGTGTGAAATTCCAACACGAGCCATTAGAAAAACACTTTTTCTTAGAAAATATTCACCTTATTAAATAAGATGCCTATGAGAGCAAGTTCAGCGGCCTTATCAACATCAGCATCATCAAAAATCAAGAGAGGCGACTTTCCTCCTAACTCCAATGAAACTGGTTTCAAATTACTTCTAGCCGCAGATATCATTATTTCACGTCCTACTTCCGTCGAACCGGTAAAACTAATCTGCACATTCTCAATCACATTAACCTCAATTTTAATCACATTAGCCCGTAATTAAAATTCATATATTTATAACATTTAAATTTTACCTTATCAATGTCCATGTGTGAACTTAATGCAGCTCCCGCAGTTGCACCGAATCCAGGTACTATATTGAGTACTCCATCTGGAATTCCAGCCTTCAAAATATtaatcacattaagctcaattTTAATCACATTACCATCAAAAACATTAATCAGAAAATTTGTTTAATTACCTGTTTAGCGAGATGAGCATAAAACAAAGCCGAAAGCGGTGTCTGTTCAGCAGGTTTAAGAACCATAGTACAACCAGCAGCCAAAGACGGAGCAACCTTAGCAGCAAACATGGTACTAGGAAAATTCCAAGGAATTATGTGTCCGACAACGCCAATAGGTTCCATCAAAGTATACGCATGCAACTCACGCGCGGGTTTTAAAACCTCGCCGTGAATTTTATCAGCAGCACCTGCGTA from Lathyrus oleraceus cultivar Zhongwan6 chromosome 1, CAAS_Psat_ZW6_1.0, whole genome shotgun sequence includes:
- the LOC127116317 gene encoding aldehyde dehydrogenase family 2 member C4, which produces MSSLFSNGKPNFSLEIPTIKFTKLFINGQFVDSLSGKEFETIDPRSGEVIAKIAEGRKEDIDVAVRAARVAFDDGPWPRMPGAERAKILLKWADLIDQNIEEIAALDTIDAGKLYSFCKAVDIPGVANTLRYYAGAADKIHGEVLKPARELHAYTLMEPIGVVGHIIPWNFPSTMFAAKVAPSLAAGCTMVLKPAEQTPLSALFYAHLAKQAGIPDGVLNIVPGFGATAGAALSSHMDIDKISFTGSTEVGREIMISAARSNLKPVSLELGGKSPLLIFDDADVDKAAELALIGILFNKGEICVAGSRVFVQEGIYDEFEKKLVEKAKAWIVGDPFDPKVQQGPQVDKKQFEKILSYIEHGKKEGATLLTGGKNIGNKGYYIEPTIFSNVKEDMLIAQDEIFGPVMALMKFKTIEEAIKSANNTRYGLAAGIVTKNLDIANTVSRSIRAGIIWINCYFAFGNDIPYGGYKMSGFGRDFGLESLHKYLQVKSVVTPIYNSPWL